Genomic segment of bacterium:
TACACGGGATCGCGCCGGCCGTCGTGTGCGTCCATCGCGCGCGCCCCATTCGGCGCCTCGGGGACGCGCCCCTGTCGCGCACGCCGCCGTCCGGTCCGGCGGCCTACGCGGGCGACAGGCCCCGGTAGATCTCCGCCGCGGCCAGCACGGTTTCCATTTGGACGGCGTGCGCGAGCACGAACAACTCGCCGTAAATCGTCTCGTCGGGGAACTCGGTGATGATCGCGAGCGGAAACGGCGCCTCGTCGTCCTCGGTGATCTGGCAGGGAATGCCGTGCAGGATGGGCGCCGGCCGTTCGCCGGTGTGCGCCTCGTACGCCGCGAGCTGGGCGCGGTTGAGCTCGGCAAGGCCGGGGATCATCGCCAACCGCGCGGTCAGGGCGTCGAGCAGCGCCGGCACGCGCGCCGCCCACTCGCCGTGGTGGCGCAGGATCACGTAGAAGCCCTTCGGGATCGACCACGTTTCGAAGCCGCGGGGCAGGTAGCCGGTAAGCGGCCGGGTCCACTCGTGGGACGGGTAGCCGTGGAGGTTGATGTGCAGGCGGGCGCCGCTGAGACGCTGGGCCTCGATCCGGGCCGCCTTCTCGTACCAGGGCGCTCGGGACCGGGACTGCAGGTCGTCGCCGAGCGCGGTGTAGCGCGCCGCGTGATGCATGTGGCGGGGATTGATCGCGCAGAGCCGGCGATGCAGCGCGTACCCGTCGGGGTTCTCGAGCGGGATCACCGCGAACGAGGCGTCGGGATCCTCGGCGAGGCGGCTGGCGGCGCGCAGAGCTCCGACCACACCCGTGGTTTCGTTGGCATGCTGGCCCGCGGTCACGACGATCGCGGGGTGCCGTCCCGGACGGTAGACGCCCAGGACCGGGCGTCCCCGGCGCGAGCGGGCCGCGATCGGCCCTCCCTCGAGGGCGGCCGTCTCGTCCATGATCTCCGGCAGTTCCAACGGCCGATCGGCCTCGTCGATGCGGCGGCCCCGGCGGCCGTCCGCGGGGGCGGGTTCGGCGGGAGCCCCCGGGACCGGTCCGTCGCCGGCCGGGGAATCGAGCGTCACGCGCACGAGCGGTGCCGACGCCGCCTGCCGGATGTCGGGGACCACCTGCCCGGGCTGCGCCGTCCGGTCGGTCACGGCGCGGCCCGCCCGATGCTTGAAGAACTCCAGGACCGAAAAATACAGATCCTCGTGGAGCGCCTCGCACGTACTGAGACACTCTTCGCCGAACGGCAGAGGCCGGTCCACGTCCGGAATCTCGGCGGAAATCACGAGCCGGTCGAAGTACGGCTCGGTCGTCCCCCAGTCGTAGGCGCGCACGGCGTCCAGGGCGCGCCGGAAGATCGTCTCGTACTCGGTCACGAGCGGCTCGTCGGTGCGGACGTCGCCTGTGCCCGGTTCGGTGATGCGCAGCCAGCCCGACGGCGCCAGCACCGGGGCGCCGAGGTGATCCTCCCGCACGCGATTCGGGGCAAAGACACGAACCGCGTCGCGCTCTCCGGTCCGGCGTTCGAAGTCGACGTGGTAATGGCCGCGGTCCTGCCCCTCGACAAACGCCGTCTCGACACCCGGGAGGAGGGCGGCGAGGGGATACGCCTCCAAGAGGAAGCGCTTGGGGTGGGCCCGCTCGTGAACGGGGTAACGGACGGTGACTCGCCGGAGCGTGCCGGCGTCCACCTCCTCGAGAAAGAAATGGACCAGGGGCTTGTAGGCGCTGCGCAGGACGGCCGCGATTCCGCGTTTTCCGAGCCGGCGCTCGGCCGCCCGGCGCCGCGTCACCCCTTCGAACAGCCAGGCTTCGACCGACGCGCCCGGGGCGGTCTCGCGCTCGAGTCGCGGCAGCAGCTCATCCAGCGTGCCGGGGACGCGATCATCAAGCAAAGCGATCATGGGCGAGGGCTTCGGTGCGCCGGCGCCCGGGGCCTTGACGGCGCCGAGCCGGGGGCGGCCCGGAAGATTGTTGCCGCTCAACTTTTGTCGCGGCGCGCGCCGCGGCGGGACCGGCATAGGGGCGCGTGGCACCGCGCTCGAAGGACATCATGGCACGTTCTGGGGTGGAAGGGGGAGAGCATGGATCATTCGGCGTCTGCCGGATCGTCTCGCGCACGAAAGATTAGCCGCCGGGCCGCGCTCCGGGCGATC
This window contains:
- a CDS encoding M14 family zinc carboxypeptidase, translated to MIALLDDRVPGTLDELLPRLERETAPGASVEAWLFEGVTRRRAAERRLGKRGIAAVLRSAYKPLVHFFLEEVDAGTLRRVTVRYPVHERAHPKRFLLEAYPLAALLPGVETAFVEGQDRGHYHVDFERRTGERDAVRVFAPNRVREDHLGAPVLAPSGWLRITEPGTGDVRTDEPLVTEYETIFRRALDAVRAYDWGTTEPYFDRLVISAEIPDVDRPLPFGEECLSTCEALHEDLYFSVLEFFKHRAGRAVTDRTAQPGQVVPDIRQAASAPLVRVTLDSPAGDGPVPGAPAEPAPADGRRGRRIDEADRPLELPEIMDETAALEGGPIAARSRRGRPVLGVYRPGRHPAIVVTAGQHANETTGVVGALRAASRLAEDPDASFAVIPLENPDGYALHRRLCAINPRHMHHAARYTALGDDLQSRSRAPWYEKAARIEAQRLSGARLHINLHGYPSHEWTRPLTGYLPRGFETWSIPKGFYVILRHHGEWAARVPALLDALTARLAMIPGLAELNRAQLAAYEAHTGERPAPILHGIPCQITEDDEAPFPLAIITEFPDETIYGELFVLAHAVQMETVLAAAEIYRGLSPA